The stretch of DNA GGACGGCCTTTGATGAATCATTATGCGCTGTTGTGCCTCGTTTTCTTGGAGATATCTCTGCTGTCTGAGCGTCAGTGCCAAGTCCCGCCCCCTTCAGAGCAGGTTGATCATGCTGGAGACGGTCTCGCTCCTTGCCTCCCTCATCCGCCCTGAGGTGGTGAAGATGGCCGCCACCCCGGCCCTCAGCCCCCGCACGGGCGGCAGGAAGACGGCCGCGGCGTAGACCGCCACTGCCAGCGCCGTGGCTCCGCCCGCAGCCGTCAGCGCCGCCCCCGTGACGAACATGTCGTTGAGGGCTGAGCCGGGGCGGGGCGGCCCGGCGGCGGGGGCCAGCCGGAGCAGCACGGCACCACAGACGAGCAGGGTGAGGCCCGCCAGGAGGCCGACGGCCAGGTCGGACGTGCCGCCGCTCTTGAGCGCGGCGATGCGGCTCCAGCTCCGCACGCAGTCTGTGTCCTGCACGGCCGAGCTCAGCAGCTGCTTCAGCAGCACGGCCAGCGACAGCAGGCAGAGCACCATGCCCATGCCCAGCCGCCACTCGCCCGACGGGCCGCCGGTGCTGTACAGCAGGCCCACTCCGCCCGCCCCGCAGCCCAGCACCAGGGCCACCGAGAAGCAGAAGCACAGCAGCGACCTCCGCGGGTCGCGGAACCACcacagctccacctgctcctccagTATATTCCGCTGGGATGCCGCCCAGTCCGGCTGGGCCCGCAGCCCCGCGGAGAGCACCTGCATCTCCgccatctctctccccactgCCATCTTGCACTGGAAAACACACCACACCTGGGTAAACACCTGGGGGATCTAGATCAGCCCTGCCACGCCAATGTGAACTCCTGGGGAAGAAGTACAACTCGGTTAGATAACTTCCCCCACAAGCTCACAAACAGTTATACCTCCTATTACCCATAATACTTCTTTACAGAGTCACTGCATTATACTTCACTCAAGAAATGACCCAAGGTCATTCTGCATAAAAAAGCACTTTCAGAGTTCAGCGTAGTTCAACATAACCAGCATCTAACTAATGGAGGAAGGAGTCATTAAGTCTGCCTCAGCTGCACATATTAAAATCCCAAAGTGAAATTGTTAaacattgtatgttttttttcctggagtaCCTTGCCCCGGGCTTAAACAGTGATGTTAAGAACATGATGCAGAGATGAAA from Megalops cyprinoides isolate fMegCyp1 chromosome 20, fMegCyp1.pri, whole genome shotgun sequence encodes:
- the LOC118796066 gene encoding transmembrane protein 125-like; translated protein: MAVGREMAEMQVLSAGLRAQPDWAASQRNILEEQVELWWFRDPRRSLLCFCFSVALVLGCGAGGVGLLYSTGGPSGEWRLGMGMVLCLLSLAVLLKQLLSSAVQDTDCVRSWSRIAALKSGGTSDLAVGLLAGLTLLVCGAVLLRLAPAAGPPRPGSALNDMFVTGAALTAAGGATALAVAVYAAAVFLPPVRGLRAGVAAIFTTSGRMREARSETVSSMINLL